The genomic window CAAACTCCGATTATAGAGATTAAAGATCTGCATAAAACTTTTGGAAAAGATAACAAGGTGTTACAAGGCGTAAATCTCACATTGAATAAAGGTGAAGATTTAGTAGTCTTAGGACGTTCTGGATCAGGAAAATCAGTTACGATAAAATGCATCGTCGGATTAATAGAACCTGACAAAGGAGAAATTAAAGTCTTTGACGAAAATGTGCTTCACATTCCTAAGAATGAACTGAATGCCATTCGCGTAAGAATCGGTTTTTTGTTTCAAAGCGGGGCACTTTACGATTCGATGTCGGTTCGAGAAAATCTGGCTTTTACACTTACCAAACATCAACGTGATTTAAGTGCTGAAGAAATTGAAAGTCAAGTAATGGAAGCCCTTGAAAGTGTTGGCTTAGGCGATGCAGTTGACAAAATGCCTTCTGAACTTTCGGGCGGTATGAAAAAAAGAATTGGTTTGGCACGTACTTTAATTTTAAAACCTGAAATTATTTTATACGATGAACCTACAACTGGTCTAGACACCATAACATCGAGAGAAATTAGTGAATTGATTTTGGATATCAAACACAAACAAAAAACTTCATCGATCATTATAACACACGATATGGCATGTGCTAAGCTTACTGCCGATCGAATTATTGTTTTGAAAGACGGTGTAATTCACGCCGAAGGAACCTACGAAGAATTAGAGAAAGACGAAGACGAATGGGTACGCTCATTTTTTGAATAAAGCAAAATAAACAATAGAAATCATGGAAAAGCAATCGGGATATACTTGGAAATTAGGAATGTTTGTAACAATAGGTTTACTGCTTTTTGTAATGGCCATATATTTTATCGGAAAACAGAAAAACTTATTTGGCTCTACCTTTCATATTACCTCTCAGTTTAAAACTGTAAGTGGTTTGGAAGTTGGAAATAATGTTCGTTTTTCAGGAATTAATGTTGGAACTGTAGAACAGATTCAATTAAAAAACGACTCAACAGTAATAGTTGTTTTAGTAATGAAAGAAGATGTTCGAAAATTTATTAAAACAGATGCTACGGCAAGCATTGGTTCTGACGGATTAATGGGCGATAAAGTTTTAACTATTTCTCCTGGTGCAAAATCTCAAAAAATTATTGAAGATAATGGGCAGCTTGCG from Flavobacterium fluviale includes these protein-coding regions:
- a CDS encoding ABC transporter ATP-binding protein, which codes for MTKEKLHKEPKTKEKDQTPIIEIKDLHKTFGKDNKVLQGVNLTLNKGEDLVVLGRSGSGKSVTIKCIVGLIEPDKGEIKVFDENVLHIPKNELNAIRVRIGFLFQSGALYDSMSVRENLAFTLTKHQRDLSAEEIESQVMEALESVGLGDAVDKMPSELSGGMKKRIGLARTLILKPEIILYDEPTTGLDTITSREISELILDIKHKQKTSSIIITHDMACAKLTADRIIVLKDGVIHAEGTYEELEKDEDEWVRSFFE